The Halopseudomonas sabulinigri genome window below encodes:
- a CDS encoding YbaB/EbfC family nucleoid-associated protein produces the protein MMKGGMAGLMKQAQQMQEKMAKMQEELANAEVTGQSGAGLVSVVMTGRHDVRRVSIDDSLMQEDKEVLEDLIAAAFNDAVRKLENESKEKMSGMTAGMNLPDGFKMPF, from the coding sequence ATGATGAAAGGTGGCATGGCAGGCCTGATGAAACAGGCACAGCAGATGCAGGAAAAAATGGCCAAGATGCAGGAAGAGTTGGCCAACGCCGAGGTGACCGGCCAGTCCGGTGCAGGCCTGGTATCGGTGGTGATGACCGGTCGGCACGATGTGCGCCGGGTCAGCATCGATGACAGCCTGATGCAGGAAGACAAGGAAGTACTTGAGGATCTGATTGCTGCCGCGTTCAACGATGCTGTGCGCAAGCTGGAAAACGAGAGCAAGGAAAAGATGTCGGGCATGACCGCAGGCATGAACTTGCCCGACGGCTTCAAGATGCCGTTCTGA
- the dnaX gene encoding DNA polymerase III subunit gamma/tau, whose product MSYQVLARKWRPRLFREMVGQTHVLQALINALDNNRLHHAYLFTGTRGVGKTTIARILAKCLNCEQGVSSEPCGVCSACREIDEGRFVDLIEVDAASRTKVEDTRELLDNVQYAPSRGRFKVYLIDEVHMLSSHSFNALLKTLEEPPEHVKFLLATTDPQKLPVTILSRCLQFSLKNMPPEKVVEHLRHVLGEESIGYDDESLWLLGRAADGSMRDALSLTDQAIAFGNGALQVAEVRSMLGTIDHGQVFGLLEALVANDARALMRAVAELAEQGADFAGVMAELISTLQRLAMAQVVPEAADNSLGDQARVLELAGRISAEDIQLFYQLGLHGRRDLPLAPEPRGGFEMALLRMLAFRPGTLGDGPVVSAPTSPPAPPEPVPEKPAGLSPAKAESAQDRPDDAAPPRPPASAVEPEQIAPVLPAEQSAISGQPAVQAAAPAPPPVSQQPINPNTPVKPPQDEPPAEWLESPPPQDDLPDRDDDDDSLDAAQYLGDWADEGSVVADDGQQTESDDISDLPPATGLAAEWLQLFEQLGLSGLTQSIAAHCQLVGREGGVWSLHLDPGHSALYNENHRQRLQQALSTQQGAELRLEVAVQAPTQETPAVAAARRKAARQKAAEASIQADPMVQRLCTEFSAEICEGSIRPLDAPAP is encoded by the coding sequence ATGAGTTATCAGGTACTGGCTCGTAAATGGCGTCCCCGCCTGTTTCGTGAAATGGTTGGGCAGACGCACGTACTGCAGGCGCTGATCAATGCGCTGGATAACAATCGACTGCATCACGCCTACCTGTTTACCGGTACCCGTGGCGTAGGTAAAACCACCATCGCGCGCATCCTGGCCAAGTGCCTGAATTGCGAGCAGGGCGTCAGCTCCGAGCCCTGCGGCGTTTGTTCGGCCTGCCGTGAGATTGATGAAGGCCGCTTTGTTGATCTGATCGAAGTCGACGCCGCCAGCCGTACCAAGGTTGAAGACACCCGCGAGCTGCTTGATAACGTGCAGTACGCGCCGTCGCGCGGGCGCTTCAAGGTCTACCTGATCGACGAAGTGCACATGCTCTCCAGCCACAGTTTCAATGCCTTGCTGAAGACGCTGGAGGAGCCGCCGGAGCACGTCAAATTCCTGCTCGCGACCACCGACCCGCAGAAGCTGCCGGTCACCATTCTGTCGCGTTGTCTGCAGTTTTCACTGAAAAACATGCCGCCGGAAAAGGTGGTAGAGCATTTGCGCCATGTACTGGGCGAAGAATCCATCGGCTATGACGACGAGTCGCTCTGGCTGCTGGGACGTGCCGCCGATGGGTCAATGCGCGATGCCCTCAGTCTGACCGATCAGGCGATTGCCTTTGGCAATGGCGCCTTGCAGGTGGCCGAGGTGCGCAGCATGCTGGGCACCATTGATCATGGCCAGGTATTTGGGCTGCTGGAGGCACTGGTGGCCAACGACGCCCGCGCGTTGATGCGGGCGGTTGCCGAGTTGGCGGAGCAGGGCGCCGATTTTGCCGGGGTGATGGCGGAGTTGATCTCCACCCTGCAGCGCCTGGCTATGGCGCAGGTGGTGCCAGAAGCCGCTGACAATAGCCTGGGTGACCAGGCGCGGGTACTGGAGTTGGCCGGGCGCATCAGCGCCGAGGATATACAACTTTTCTATCAGTTGGGGCTGCATGGGCGGCGTGATCTGCCCCTGGCGCCCGAGCCGCGCGGCGGCTTTGAAATGGCGCTGCTGCGCATGCTGGCGTTTCGTCCGGGTACCCTGGGTGATGGCCCCGTGGTCAGCGCGCCGACCAGCCCACCAGCGCCGCCTGAGCCTGTGCCGGAAAAGCCGGCAGGACTCAGCCCGGCCAAGGCTGAGTCTGCGCAAGACCGGCCTGACGACGCAGCGCCTCCGCGTCCGCCAGCCTCGGCTGTTGAGCCTGAGCAGATTGCCCCCGTCCTGCCTGCTGAGCAGTCAGCGATCAGTGGCCAGCCCGCGGTGCAGGCTGCCGCGCCCGCGCCGCCACCAGTCAGCCAGCAGCCAATCAATCCAAACACGCCGGTCAAGCCACCGCAGGACGAGCCGCCGGCTGAATGGCTGGAATCACCGCCACCGCAGGATGACCTGCCGGACCGTGATGATGACGACGACTCATTGGACGCTGCGCAGTACCTGGGCGACTGGGCTGATGAGGGCAGTGTGGTGGCAGACGACGGCCAGCAGACTGAGAGCGATGACATCAGTGATCTGCCCCCCGCGACCGGGCTGGCGGCGGAGTGGCTGCAGCTGTTCGAACAGCTGGGCCTGAGTGGTCTGACACAGAGCATTGCCGCCCACTGTCAGTTGGTCGGGCGCGAAGGCGGCGTTTGGTCGCTGCATCTTGATCCCGGCCACAGCGCGTTATACAACGAGAACCATCGTCAGCGGTTGCAACAGGCGCTCAGCACCCAGCAAGGCGCTGAGCTCCGGCTTGAGGTGGCGGTGCAGGCTCCAACCCAGGAAACACCGGCGGTTGCGGCGGCCCGGCGCAAGGCCGCCAGACAGAAGGCGGCTGAGGCGAGCATTCAGGCCGATCCCATGGTCCAACGCCTGTGCACTGAGTTTTCCGCCGAAATATGTGAGGGCAGCATCCGTCCGCTGGATGCGCCCGCCCCCTAA